One Chlorobaculum limnaeum genomic window carries:
- a CDS encoding amino acid permease has translation MKNSFRKKPLSLLLDEMKSEHRLNRVLGPLALTSLGVGAIIGTGIFVLIGVAAHDKAGPAVTLSFALAGLACVFAALCYAEFASMAPVAGSAYTYAYATLGELFAWIIGWDLILEYGIASASVAHGWSHYFQDFIGIFGVKLPFVFTKAPIDFDSATGVMSMTGTWFDLPVVAIAFIVTVVLVKGIKESAGFNAGMVIVKVAVVLLVIVLGAMYVKPENWQPFAPFGYSGLSLFGHTVIGGNSTEGAPVGVLAGAAMIFYAYIGFDSISTHAEEAREPNRNVPIAIIGSLLICTVLYIAVAAVITGMVPYNQLNIDAPVSNAFKQVGLGWAQFVISLGAMTGITSVLLVLMLSQPRIFLAMARDGLLPKSFFGAVHEKFKTPWKSTIMTGIFVAFFGAVLPLRLLAELVNIGTLFAFVIVCAAVLIMRRTNPDAERPFRAPLVPLVPIAGILTCLLLMFSLPAENWWRLIVWLAIGFGIYFFYGRHHSVLNQRQD, from the coding sequence GTGAAAAACAGCTTCAGAAAAAAGCCGCTTTCGTTGCTGCTCGACGAGATGAAGAGCGAGCACCGGCTCAACCGTGTTCTCGGCCCTTTGGCGCTGACCAGCCTTGGGGTTGGCGCGATCATTGGTACCGGTATTTTCGTACTCATCGGTGTAGCCGCGCACGACAAGGCGGGCCCCGCTGTGACGCTCTCCTTTGCCCTTGCCGGGCTGGCCTGCGTCTTCGCGGCGCTCTGCTACGCCGAATTCGCCTCGATGGCCCCGGTCGCCGGTTCCGCCTATACCTACGCTTACGCCACGCTCGGCGAACTGTTCGCCTGGATCATCGGGTGGGATCTCATCCTCGAATATGGAATCGCCTCAGCCTCGGTTGCTCATGGCTGGTCACACTACTTCCAGGATTTTATAGGAATTTTCGGAGTAAAACTACCTTTTGTTTTCACCAAAGCACCTATCGATTTCGACTCAGCAACCGGCGTTATGAGCATGACCGGAACCTGGTTCGATCTTCCGGTGGTTGCCATCGCCTTTATAGTAACAGTGGTGCTCGTCAAAGGAATCAAGGAGAGCGCGGGGTTCAATGCAGGCATGGTAATCGTGAAAGTCGCCGTCGTGTTGCTGGTCATTGTGCTCGGCGCGATGTATGTGAAGCCTGAAAATTGGCAACCCTTTGCGCCTTTCGGCTATTCCGGCCTCAGTCTTTTCGGTCACACAGTCATCGGCGGCAACAGCACCGAGGGCGCGCCTGTTGGCGTGCTTGCTGGAGCGGCAATGATTTTTTACGCCTACATCGGTTTCGATTCGATTTCGACTCACGCCGAAGAGGCCCGAGAACCGAACCGGAACGTGCCGATCGCCATCATCGGTTCGCTGCTCATTTGCACGGTACTCTACATCGCGGTGGCGGCGGTCATCACCGGCATGGTGCCCTACAATCAGCTCAATATCGACGCGCCGGTCTCCAACGCCTTCAAGCAGGTCGGCCTCGGATGGGCGCAATTCGTCATCTCGCTCGGCGCGATGACTGGAATTACCTCGGTGCTGCTCGTTCTGATGTTGAGTCAGCCGCGAATCTTTCTGGCGATGGCACGTGACGGACTGCTTCCGAAATCATTTTTCGGCGCAGTCCATGAAAAGTTCAAGACCCCTTGGAAATCGACCATTATGACCGGCATTTTCGTGGCCTTTTTCGGTGCAGTTTTGCCGCTTCGTCTTCTCGCTGAGCTGGTCAACATCGGCACGCTCTTTGCCTTCGTAATTGTCTGCGCGGCGGTGCTCATCATGCGCCGTACCAATCCCGATGCTGAACGCCCATTCAGAGCGCCGCTGGTACCGCTGGTGCCGATCGCCGGTATCCTGACCTGTCTTCTGCTCATGTTTTCCCTGCCCGCCGAGAACTGGTGGCGGCTCATCGTCTGGCTGGCGATAGGGTTCGGCATCTACTTCTTCTACGGTCGCCACCACAGCGTTCTGAACCAGCGCCAGGATTGA
- a CDS encoding cation-translocating P-type ATPase, which translates to MPEASYSQPIEKLLDQLGATRSGLTEAEAAARLGRYGPNQLQTAPSASPWKLLAEQFRNVLIITLLIATVLSAFLGHGIEAVAILVIVLFAVLLGFIQEYRAEKAIEALRQMAAPASKVIRDGREQMIPALELVPGDLIAIAAGDRIPADGRLVEAVNLRMDEAALTGESLPSEKDFAVTLPPQTAVGDRRNMVFAGTSAVHGRGIAVVTGTAMLTEFGRIAGMLQRVESEKTPLQKNLDKVGASLARAALVIVVIIVGLGIVRGQPFIEILIFGIALAVAVVPEALPAVVTISLALGVQRMVKRNALMRRLPAVETLGSTTVICSDKTGTLTRDEMTVRRLYVAGLDVSVAGSGYRPEGELKIDGGSGELPQPVRELLQAGALCNDATLDRSPEGEWKISGDPTEAALVVAARKAGFDERDLRNRFQRIDEQPFSSETKRMTTVHRSDATTFAIVKGAPEMILPACSLALDASGQTEALDDSSRRDILEKVELMGRDALRVIAIARKEGSGAGDAADGLVFIGLAGMIDPPREEAKDAVERCVAAGIRPVMITGDHPVTARAVARELGILRKGNVLAGVEIEAMDDRALGEAAGSVEVFARVSPEHKLRIVEALQKNGEVVAMTGDGVNDAPALKKADIGISMGISGTEVSREASAMTLLDDNFSTIVAAIEEGRGIYDNIKKYLTYLLSSNIGELGLMAGATLLGIPLPLTAVQILYVNLATDGLPALALAVDPAEPDIMKRPPNDRKQGIFTRPMMALMLAGGLWSMLVNLVLFEWARHSGRSLSEAMTMTFVSLVLIQFFKAYNFRSEREHVFRKPFANKWLNLAILWELVMLAAIVYVPVLTTPFGTFAMPAEDWVIVVGGALTIVPVIEMTKWLIRSGRL; encoded by the coding sequence ATGCCTGAAGCCTCGTATTCACAACCGATCGAAAAGCTGCTCGATCAGCTTGGCGCTACGCGTAGCGGCCTCACGGAAGCGGAGGCCGCCGCGCGTCTCGGGCGATACGGGCCGAACCAGCTCCAGACCGCGCCTTCCGCCAGCCCCTGGAAGCTGCTCGCCGAGCAGTTCCGCAACGTCCTGATCATCACCCTCCTCATCGCCACTGTGTTGTCGGCCTTTCTGGGCCACGGCATCGAAGCGGTCGCCATTCTGGTTATCGTCCTCTTTGCCGTGCTGCTCGGCTTCATTCAGGAGTACCGCGCCGAGAAGGCGATCGAGGCGCTGCGGCAGATGGCCGCTCCGGCATCGAAAGTGATTCGCGATGGTCGTGAACAGATGATTCCGGCGCTGGAGCTGGTGCCGGGCGACCTGATCGCGATTGCCGCCGGAGACCGCATTCCGGCGGATGGGCGACTCGTTGAAGCGGTGAACCTGCGCATGGACGAGGCGGCTTTGACCGGCGAATCGCTGCCATCCGAAAAGGACTTTGCCGTCACGTTGCCGCCACAGACCGCCGTGGGAGACCGGCGGAACATGGTCTTCGCGGGCACCTCGGCGGTGCATGGGCGCGGCATCGCCGTCGTGACCGGCACGGCGATGCTGACCGAGTTCGGACGCATCGCCGGAATGTTGCAGAGGGTCGAGAGCGAAAAGACGCCGCTCCAGAAAAATCTCGACAAGGTCGGTGCATCACTCGCTCGCGCCGCGCTGGTGATCGTGGTGATCATCGTTGGTCTCGGTATCGTGCGTGGCCAACCCTTCATCGAAATCCTCATCTTCGGTATTGCGCTCGCCGTGGCGGTGGTGCCGGAAGCGCTTCCTGCGGTGGTCACCATTTCGCTCGCCCTCGGCGTACAGCGCATGGTCAAGCGCAATGCGCTCATGCGCCGCCTGCCCGCCGTCGAGACGCTCGGTAGTACGACGGTGATCTGCTCCGACAAAACCGGCACACTGACCCGCGACGAAATGACCGTCCGCCGCCTCTACGTCGCCGGACTCGACGTCAGCGTTGCCGGTTCGGGATACCGACCGGAGGGGGAGTTGAAGATCGACGGAGGCTCCGGCGAGTTGCCGCAACCGGTGCGAGAGCTGCTTCAGGCTGGCGCGCTCTGCAACGACGCGACGCTCGACCGTTCGCCGGAGGGGGAGTGGAAGATCTCCGGCGACCCGACTGAGGCGGCGCTCGTCGTCGCGGCGCGAAAGGCGGGGTTCGACGAGCGCGATCTGCGCAACCGTTTCCAGAGAATCGACGAGCAGCCCTTCTCTTCCGAAACGAAGCGGATGACCACCGTGCACCGTTCGGACGCCACGACCTTCGCTATCGTTAAAGGCGCCCCGGAGATGATTCTGCCCGCCTGTTCGCTCGCGCTCGATGCATCGGGACAAACCGAGGCGCTTGATGATTCCTCGCGCCGCGACATTCTCGAAAAGGTCGAGTTGATGGGGCGCGACGCGCTCCGGGTGATCGCCATCGCCCGGAAAGAGGGGAGCGGAGCCGGTGACGCTGCCGATGGCCTCGTTTTTATCGGACTTGCGGGCATGATCGATCCGCCCCGCGAGGAGGCCAAGGATGCTGTCGAACGTTGCGTCGCAGCAGGCATCCGTCCGGTGATGATTACCGGCGATCATCCCGTGACGGCGCGGGCCGTGGCACGTGAACTCGGCATCTTGCGCAAGGGCAACGTGCTCGCTGGCGTGGAGATCGAGGCGATGGACGACCGGGCGCTTGGCGAGGCTGCCGGAAGCGTCGAGGTGTTCGCGCGGGTCTCGCCGGAGCACAAGCTGCGCATCGTCGAGGCGCTCCAGAAAAATGGCGAGGTAGTCGCCATGACCGGCGACGGCGTCAACGACGCTCCGGCGCTGAAAAAGGCGGACATCGGCATCTCGATGGGCATCTCCGGCACCGAGGTGTCGCGCGAGGCGTCGGCCATGACGCTGCTCGACGACAATTTCTCCACGATTGTAGCGGCCATCGAGGAGGGACGGGGGATCTACGACAACATCAAAAAATATCTCACCTACCTGCTCTCGTCCAATATCGGCGAACTCGGCCTCATGGCGGGAGCGACCCTGCTCGGCATTCCGCTGCCGCTCACGGCGGTGCAGATTCTCTACGTGAACCTCGCTACCGATGGCCTTCCGGCGCTCGCCCTCGCGGTCGATCCCGCTGAACCGGACATCATGAAGCGTCCGCCAAACGACCGGAAGCAAGGCATCTTCACCCGCCCGATGATGGCCCTGATGCTTGCAGGCGGCCTCTGGTCCATGCTCGTGAACCTGGTGCTTTTCGAGTGGGCGCGTCACTCCGGACGCTCGCTTTCGGAGGCGATGACCATGACCTTCGTTTCCCTCGTGCTCATTCAGTTTTTCAAGGCATACAACTTCCGTTCGGAGAGAGAGCATGTTTTCAGGAAGCCTTTCGCGAACAAATGGCTGAACCTCGCCATACTCTGGGAGCTGGTCATGCTCGCGGCGATCGTTTACGTGCCGGTGCTGACCACGCCGTTCGGCACCTTTGCGATGCCTGCCGAGGACTGGGTGATCGTGGTTGGCGGCGCACTGACCATCGTGCCGGTCATAGAAATGACCAAATGGCTGATCAGAAGTGGCAGACTTTGA
- a CDS encoding Nif11-like leader peptide family RiPP precursor has product MSLSSARMFLDKLMAEEDLGIRLAGELSRKRMELIREAGFEFTDQELEQAKASLSPGALGHVAGWLCELPFDSQARGRCCGGGLWH; this is encoded by the coding sequence ATGTCACTATCATCAGCGCGCATGTTCCTCGACAAGCTTATGGCTGAAGAGGATCTGGGTATCCGGCTTGCCGGCGAGCTTTCCAGAAAACGGATGGAGCTGATCCGCGAGGCCGGTTTCGAATTCACAGACCAGGAGCTTGAGCAGGCCAAGGCGAGCTTGTCGCCCGGCGCTCTCGGGCACGTTGCCGGGTGGCTTTGCGAGCTGCCGTTCGACAGTCAGGCCCGCGGCAGATGTTGCGGCGGCGGCCTCTGGCATTGA
- a CDS encoding SDR family NAD(P)-dependent oxidoreductase — translation MRLQGKIALVTGAAGGIGSTTARCFAREGATVILVDIDLEACSKVCDDIAQSVGQASCSGVDLTSEKQVVELFANIRRDYRRLDIVVNIAGGDCEPAASVETIDMERAMHNLDMNLKSCMVCCREAAKIMKPQAYGRIVNMSSLVWRGSPNQFSYSASKGGIFSFTRSLALALGAFNITVNALAPALVDVEAFSRALGPERWQALAKASAERYPLQRIATPDDVAKAALFLASDDAAFITGQLLEISGGARL, via the coding sequence ATGAGATTGCAGGGGAAAATCGCGCTTGTCACCGGGGCGGCGGGAGGCATCGGCAGCACGACGGCGCGTTGCTTCGCCCGCGAGGGGGCTACGGTTATTTTGGTGGATATCGATCTGGAAGCGTGCAGCAAGGTTTGCGACGACATTGCGCAAAGTGTCGGACAGGCTTCGTGCTCGGGGGTCGATCTTACCTCCGAAAAGCAGGTTGTCGAGCTGTTTGCCAACATTCGGCGCGACTACCGACGGCTCGACATCGTCGTCAACATCGCGGGTGGCGACTGCGAACCGGCGGCATCGGTCGAGACTATCGACATGGAGCGGGCCATGCACAATCTCGACATGAACCTCAAGTCGTGCATGGTGTGCTGCCGCGAGGCTGCGAAGATCATGAAGCCGCAGGCGTACGGACGGATCGTGAATATGAGTTCGCTCGTCTGGCGCGGCAGCCCGAACCAGTTCAGCTATTCGGCCTCCAAGGGCGGCATCTTCTCCTTCACCCGCTCGCTCGCTTTGGCGCTCGGCGCGTTCAACATCACGGTCAACGCCCTCGCCCCCGCGCTGGTCGATGTCGAGGCATTCTCGCGCGCGCTCGGCCCGGAGCGCTGGCAGGCGCTCGCGAAAGCCTCCGCCGAGCGCTACCCCCTCCAGCGCATCGCCACTCCGGACGACGTCGCCAAGGCCGCGCTCTTTCTCGCCTCCGACGACGCCGCCTTCATCACCGGCCAGCTTCTCGAAATCTCCGGCGGCGCGAGGCTGTGA
- a CDS encoding glycosyltransferase family 2 protein → MSRPEKPLVTVTIPMYNNERYIAETIESVLCQTMDDFELLVYDDHSTDQSLEIASSFADPRISVFASDRNLGPEENWNRAVSDTRGRYVKLLCADDLLFPECLEKQVSAFEETGMDGVSLVSSQRTIIDPEGKVLIKKVNFIDGGLKTPAETVRKMVRLGTNIIGEPVCGLYPASLIASTSGYSARIPYTIDLDFWMQLLRLGNLWMIDEPLCAFRISNLSWSSRIGEMRHEQFLAFMEEVAGDEHFQINDLDLFIGRFNSAVQSMTSLMGFKLFAGSTAEKRVIPVQ, encoded by the coding sequence ATGTCACGACCCGAAAAACCGCTGGTTACGGTCACGATACCGATGTACAACAACGAGCGTTATATCGCCGAAACCATCGAATCGGTGCTTTGCCAGACGATGGACGACTTCGAGCTGCTCGTTTATGACGACCACTCGACAGACCAGTCGCTCGAAATAGCCAGTTCTTTCGCTGACCCCCGGATTTCGGTTTTCGCCAGCGACCGCAACCTCGGCCCCGAAGAGAACTGGAACCGCGCCGTCAGCGACACGCGGGGACGGTACGTCAAGCTGCTCTGCGCGGATGACCTACTTTTTCCTGAGTGCCTTGAAAAGCAGGTTTCTGCGTTCGAAGAAACCGGGATGGATGGGGTGAGCCTTGTTTCGTCGCAGCGAACCATCATCGACCCGGAGGGGAAGGTGCTCATCAAAAAGGTCAACTTCATCGATGGCGGCCTGAAAACGCCTGCCGAAACTGTCCGGAAAATGGTGCGCCTCGGCACCAACATCATTGGCGAACCGGTCTGCGGCCTCTATCCGGCGAGCCTGATCGCTTCGACCAGCGGCTACAGCGCACGCATTCCCTACACCATTGATCTCGATTTCTGGATGCAGCTCCTGCGCCTGGGTAACCTCTGGATGATCGACGAGCCACTCTGCGCTTTCCGTATCTCCAATCTTTCGTGGTCGTCGCGGATCGGAGAGATGCGCCACGAGCAGTTTCTCGCCTTCATGGAGGAGGTGGCGGGCGATGAGCATTTCCAGATCAACGACCTCGACCTGTTCATCGGGCGCTTCAACTCGGCGGTGCAGTCGATGACGAGCCTCATGGGCTTCAAGCTCTTCGCCGGATCGACGGCGGAAAAGCGTGTGATTCCCGTGCAGTAG
- a CDS encoding pentapeptide repeat-containing protein codes for MKHSLYRVYGAVACAGFLLVSSASGAIAADARQEAVLQKGSVEWNSMREKNPALHTDLSGSVLKGRRLRKIDFSQTSLVGADLRQSDLGRSEFRDADLRGAKFDGSVLAGSRLTGADLREATLAGASCSGADFSGARMASTVLRRADCAEAKLRGAELAGADLRESNLEYADLSRADLRAANLWLARTGSANFSGAMISDETVLPNGKPGSAKWADEHGALFAPVVAAPKLEPPAGIAGAASSGNIQSSQPSAVSPTAQSVTAAAPPQRAATLAKTLKPVKAWRPAPSAISYDADQLDQLKSDVMKWNRLRVANPAMQVRLKEAPLSGKVLAHADLHAADLEKAALKRADLEKADLKNANLRGADLRSANLQRADFRQADLRGANLWLANTGRAEFEGAIVSSETVLETGRKATPAWAREQAARFTDELSPVKQ; via the coding sequence ATGAAACATTCGTTGTACCGTGTTTACGGCGCTGTTGCCTGCGCCGGTTTTCTACTCGTCAGCTCCGCATCCGGGGCCATTGCTGCCGATGCCCGGCAAGAGGCTGTTTTGCAGAAGGGCAGCGTCGAGTGGAACTCCATGCGCGAGAAGAATCCTGCGCTGCATACCGATCTTTCGGGTTCGGTTCTGAAAGGACGGCGGCTGCGCAAGATCGATTTCAGCCAGACCAGCCTTGTTGGCGCTGACCTGCGGCAGAGCGATCTGGGGCGCTCCGAATTTCGCGATGCCGACCTGCGTGGCGCGAAGTTCGACGGTTCCGTGCTCGCCGGAAGCCGCCTGACCGGCGCGGATTTGCGCGAGGCTACGCTTGCCGGAGCGTCGTGTTCCGGCGCGGATTTCAGCGGCGCCCGCATGGCCTCGACCGTGCTGCGGCGTGCCGATTGCGCGGAGGCGAAGCTGCGTGGTGCCGAGCTGGCGGGGGCCGATCTGCGCGAGTCGAACCTCGAATACGCCGACCTGAGCCGCGCCGATCTTCGCGCAGCCAATCTCTGGCTGGCGAGAACCGGCAGCGCGAACTTCAGCGGCGCGATGATCTCCGATGAGACCGTGCTGCCGAACGGCAAGCCAGGGTCGGCGAAGTGGGCCGACGAACACGGTGCGCTCTTCGCGCCGGTGGTGGCAGCGCCGAAGCTGGAGCCGCCAGCCGGAATTGCCGGGGCGGCATCTTCCGGAAACATTCAGTCATCGCAGCCTTCCGCAGTTTCGCCAACAGCTCAGTCTGTTACTGCCGCAGCGCCTCCACAGCGGGCCGCGACCCTGGCCAAAACCCTGAAGCCTGTCAAAGCCTGGCGGCCTGCGCCATCCGCTATCAGCTATGATGCCGACCAGCTCGACCAGCTCAAGTCGGACGTCATGAAGTGGAACCGTTTGCGGGTCGCCAATCCGGCGATGCAGGTCCGCCTGAAGGAGGCTCCGCTCTCAGGCAAGGTGCTGGCTCACGCCGATCTTCACGCCGCCGATCTCGAAAAAGCTGCATTGAAGCGTGCTGATCTCGAAAAGGCCGACCTGAAAAACGCCAATCTCAGAGGCGCGGATCTGCGTTCGGCCAATCTTCAGCGGGCCGATTTCCGGCAGGCCGACCTGCGCGGCGCGAACCTCTGGCTCGCCAATACCGGCAGGGCGGAATTTGAAGGCGCGATCGTCTCTTCTGAAACGGTGCTCGAAACCGGCAGGAAAGCGACTCCGGCGTGGGCTCGGGAGCAGGCGGCGCGATTCACCGATGAGCTGTCGCCAGTGAAACAATGA
- a CDS encoding DoxX-like family protein: protein MSLFARQSPALIASRIALAFVWVYQGAVPKLVCPSPVELGLLSHLGPLYGFMCSVMGYGEIAFGLLLLLTPWRWPFLLNIAAMLSLLGFVSLHEPRLLAEAFNPVSLNAAVIALSLTAYWEMGKASASNQ, encoded by the coding sequence ATGAGTCTGTTCGCTCGTCAGTCTCCGGCGCTGATTGCCAGCCGGATTGCTCTTGCTTTTGTGTGGGTCTATCAGGGGGCGGTGCCGAAACTGGTGTGCCCAAGCCCGGTTGAGCTGGGGCTGCTTTCGCATCTGGGGCCGTTGTACGGTTTTATGTGCTCGGTGATGGGTTACGGCGAGATAGCGTTCGGACTTCTGCTGCTTCTGACTCCCTGGCGCTGGCCGTTTTTGCTGAACATTGCCGCCATGCTCAGTCTGCTGGGCTTTGTTTCACTTCATGAACCGCGCCTGCTGGCAGAAGCATTCAATCCGGTGTCACTCAATGCGGCGGTGATCGCCCTCTCCCTTACGGCTTACTGGGAGATGGGCAAGGCTTCGGCAAGCAATCAATGA
- a CDS encoding ATP-binding protein, with protein sequence MSGEYLDRIIAADVRQGLKHYPVTAIVGPRQCGKSTLIRHLVTYDRPVVYLDLERPSDLRKLDDPEWFLKNQRESVVCIDEVQRKPELFPLIRSLVDEWGGNGHFLVLGSASRDLLKQSSESLAGRITYKRLTPFLWTEIKGRVTIEEYLARGGFPRSLLQEDAAVSFAWREDFITSFLERDLLQWSGFSPATMRRLWQMLAHQNGQMVNLSAIGGSLGASHTMVRNYLDLLQQTFMVSILPPLLSNTGKRIVKSPKVYVTDTGIVAALLGIAGFSQIAGHPVFGSLWETLVLTNIQGMFPGCELFYYRTSNGAEVDIVMQQSGKRIAIECKASVAPALTRGNSSAIGDLAPDHTFVVAPVEQGYPLKPGVTVASLSELFDRLETMLS encoded by the coding sequence ATGAGCGGCGAATATCTGGATCGCATTATAGCTGCCGATGTTCGGCAAGGGCTGAAACACTATCCCGTTACGGCGATAGTCGGGCCTCGGCAGTGTGGCAAGTCAACCCTGATCAGGCATCTGGTCACGTATGATCGTCCGGTAGTTTATCTCGATCTCGAACGTCCATCTGACCTCAGGAAGCTCGACGATCCTGAATGGTTTCTGAAAAACCAGCGGGAGAGCGTGGTGTGCATCGACGAAGTGCAGCGGAAACCGGAACTGTTTCCACTGATCCGGAGTCTGGTGGACGAGTGGGGTGGTAATGGTCACTTTCTCGTGCTCGGTTCGGCTTCCCGCGATTTGTTGAAGCAGAGTTCCGAGTCGCTTGCCGGAAGAATTACCTACAAACGACTGACTCCATTTTTATGGACGGAGATCAAAGGCCGCGTGACCATCGAGGAGTATCTCGCTCGCGGAGGCTTTCCGCGAAGCTTGTTGCAGGAGGATGCTGCAGTGTCGTTCGCATGGCGCGAGGATTTCATCACCAGCTTTCTGGAGCGAGACCTGCTCCAGTGGAGCGGATTTTCACCGGCGACGATGCGGCGGCTCTGGCAGATGCTCGCTCATCAAAACGGGCAGATGGTCAACCTCTCCGCCATCGGTGGCTCGCTTGGTGCAAGTCACACCATGGTGCGGAATTACCTTGATCTCTTGCAGCAAACCTTCATGGTATCAATCTTGCCACCTTTGCTGTCAAATACAGGCAAACGGATTGTCAAATCTCCCAAGGTATATGTAACCGATACCGGTATTGTCGCTGCGCTGCTCGGGATTGCCGGTTTCAGCCAGATTGCAGGGCATCCAGTGTTCGGCTCGCTGTGGGAAACTCTGGTGCTGACCAATATTCAGGGGATGTTTCCTGGTTGTGAACTGTTTTACTACCGGACTTCCAACGGTGCGGAAGTCGATATCGTCATGCAGCAATCAGGCAAACGTATTGCCATAGAGTGCAAGGCTTCAGTGGCTCCGGCGCTGACGAGGGGGAATAGTTCCGCCATAGGCGATCTGGCTCCAGATCATACTTTTGTCGTCGCTCCGGTCGAGCAAGGCTATCCGTTGAAGCCGGGTGTCACGGTCGCGAGCCTTTCGGAACTGTTCGACAGGCTTGAAACCATGCTCTCCTGA
- a CDS encoding type II restriction endonuclease — MIGIRATTCKDRWRQVLNEADRIGKKHLLTAQQGVSLNQFREMRAHDVQLVVPAEIIKLYHKDIRSEIMTLDGFLIEVKTLERKST; from the coding sequence ATTATAGGGATTCGCGCTACCACCTGCAAGGACAGATGGCGTCAGGTACTGAACGAGGCTGACCGAATCGGCAAAAAGCACTTGTTAACTGCCCAGCAAGGCGTCTCGCTAAATCAGTTCCGTGAAATGCGTGCGCACGATGTTCAGCTTGTTGTCCCTGCCGAAATCATCAAGTTGTACCATAAAGACATCCGTTCGGAGATCATGACCCTTGACGGATTTTTGATCGAAGTAAAGACTCTGGAGCGGAAATCAACTTAA